The following coding sequences lie in one Coprothermobacter sp. genomic window:
- a CDS encoding xylose ABC transporter ATP-binding protein gives MDDYILQMNHITKEFPGVKALNDVSFNVKRGEIHALVGENGAGKSTLMKVLAGVYPFGSYTGEMIYNGEELQFAGTRSSEKAGIAIIFQELALVKQMTIRENIYLGNEFQKNGIIDWDTTFVAASKLLDEVHLSRNPLIKVIDLGVGEQQLVEIAKAVSKKASMLILDEPTAALTETETDNLMQILRDLQAKGVSCIYISHKLSEVAQIADRVTILRDGRAVATDDVKNMTEQRMINLMVGHEITQRFPRVDHTPGETVLEIKDWTVYDPDVPTRKVIDGVSFSVRKGEILGIAGLMGAGRTELAMSIFGSYGVGRTGELLLNGKKMVANSPSACIDKGVAYLSEDRKRYGFVAMMDLRGNMTLASMEQLWKNGIIDGNEEIRRTEQYVGDLSIKTPSVEQKVGNLSGGNQQKVVVGKWLMTHPKVLFLDEPTRGIDVGAKIEIYNIMNQLVEQGVCIVMISSELPEILGISDRILVMHMGRLVGDLSWKEGTQEKVMYLATGGK, from the coding sequence ATGGATGACTACATTCTCCAGATGAACCATATCACCAAGGAATTCCCGGGCGTCAAGGCACTCAATGACGTCAGCTTCAATGTGAAGCGGGGCGAAATCCACGCACTGGTTGGGGAAAACGGAGCCGGCAAGTCTACCCTGATGAAGGTCCTGGCGGGAGTGTACCCTTTCGGATCATACACCGGTGAAATGATATACAACGGTGAGGAGCTGCAATTTGCCGGAACGCGGAGCAGCGAGAAAGCCGGGATTGCCATCATCTTCCAGGAACTTGCGCTTGTGAAGCAGATGACCATCCGAGAGAATATCTACCTTGGGAATGAGTTTCAGAAGAACGGCATTATCGATTGGGACACCACGTTTGTCGCCGCAAGCAAGCTCCTGGATGAAGTTCATCTGAGTCGCAACCCGCTCATCAAAGTCATCGATCTTGGCGTTGGCGAGCAGCAGCTGGTAGAGATTGCGAAAGCCGTGTCCAAGAAGGCGAGCATGCTCATTCTCGATGAGCCGACTGCAGCGCTGACGGAAACCGAGACCGACAACCTTATGCAGATACTCCGTGACCTTCAGGCCAAGGGAGTCTCGTGCATCTACATTTCGCATAAGCTCTCGGAGGTTGCTCAGATCGCCGATCGCGTTACCATCCTTCGAGATGGCAGAGCTGTCGCGACCGATGATGTGAAGAACATGACCGAGCAGCGGATGATCAACCTCATGGTGGGACACGAAATCACCCAGCGCTTTCCGCGCGTCGACCATACGCCGGGCGAAACCGTCCTCGAAATCAAGGACTGGACAGTCTATGACCCGGACGTGCCGACGCGGAAAGTCATCGATGGCGTCAGCTTCAGTGTTCGCAAGGGCGAGATTCTGGGCATTGCGGGCCTTATGGGCGCTGGACGAACGGAGCTGGCCATGTCGATTTTTGGCAGCTATGGTGTTGGACGGACTGGCGAGCTCCTGTTGAACGGCAAGAAGATGGTCGCGAATAGTCCGAGTGCCTGCATCGACAAGGGTGTGGCCTATCTGTCCGAGGACCGCAAACGATACGGGTTTGTTGCTATGATGGACTTGCGCGGCAATATGACGCTTGCCAGCATGGAGCAGCTGTGGAAGAACGGCATCATCGACGGCAACGAGGAGATTCGACGCACCGAGCAATACGTCGGGGATCTGTCCATCAAGACGCCCTCTGTGGAACAGAAAGTGGGCAACCTGTCTGGTGGCAACCAGCAGAAAGTTGTTGTGGGAAAGTGGCTGATGACGCACCCCAAGGTCCTCTTTCTCGATGAGCCGACGCGCGGTATCGATGTCGGCGCCAAGATCGAGATCTACAACATTATGAACCAGCTTGTCGAACAGGGCGTGTGTATCGTCATGATTTCGTCTGAGCTGCCGGAGATTCTTGGCATCAGTGACCGCATTCTGGTCATGCACATGGGTCGACTGGTTGGAGACCTTTCCTGGAAGGAAGGCACGCAGGAGAAGGTCATGTACTTGGCAACGGGAGGCAAGTAA